The Citrus sinensis cultivar Valencia sweet orange chromosome 4, DVS_A1.0, whole genome shotgun sequence DNA segment TTATTGATTGATACAAGTCCAGAAAAATTCTTGACAGATATCACCACTTCCTCCCTGTAATTATATACTTTGATGTTATCACATACATATGACCCTATATCACAAATTTTCACAATTGACAAGAATgttgaaagaaaagagaagaagaactAAACCCATGAACATAAATACAAACAGAATGTAAGAAGCATTAGAACCCATGACCTCGTGATCAATTTGGCTCTAACATCATGTTAAGCTATCATtaaaagctaattaattaCATGGCAGGTGAATGCCCATTGATAGTAGTTAAGCTCTTAACATATGTAACCAACCCAAAGAAGTCAGAAATAATTACAGTGGGAGCAAGGACAGAGGTAGTATATTGGTTCAGAAAATCTGCTAAGAGACTTATACCATTGAGCCCCCTTGAGTTTTGCTATAAAAAGCAGTAGTGCCCCTAAGCCTATATCTTGATCCGCCAGTGCATTCATTTTACATTAAcccagagaaaaaaaaaatagaacatTTACCCATTCTTGACAAGAACTATATCAATATTCTGCAGAGAACGTGTTTCAGGATCAGGAATTCGGAGCCCCACATATGCTGTTCCTCCATAAAGCTCCTCAAGTCTACAAATTTGTTATATGTAatgatatgataaaaattttaaaataataacaataataataaaaatcagacTCTAATAATAAGATCAAAAAACTATAACCCATATAACTTAAAATGTTACCTATTGGCAACTGAGGCTGTGACAGTATAATCAGAAGTCTCCGCGTCCGAAACGACGTCGTCGTCGGCAATCCACTTGAAGATTTTGTAAATGACCAAACCGCAGAGAAACCCCACACATAGAGTCGTTAAAGAGCCTTTCATCTGCGCCGTTTGGATCTCAGaaattttgttcctttttttaattttgctggAAAATATACTGTAACTATCATACCtgctctatttttctttttgaaaagtGGTTGCTTAGAaacggttttttttttttggcggGTTTTATTGGCTGACTACCGTTGACCATACATTCATAGTGCCTGTCAAATTGCGTTAAGCTGTGATGCAGTGTAACATAGACTATATtatgtataataatattttatattatcagtttatattaaattaatatcacTTAgacttattaatattttagttttttattgttagttttattaaattaattatattaatttagtaattatattaaatatttttgctgCTGGCGCTATTTTAGGCTGTTGTGTTCCAGTGTCTTTTGAATTCAATTATTATACTATTAGAGTTTTCATCGTCTTATCTATGCAACGGTATAATTACAATCGGAAAATAAGCTTTCATTCGTTGTAGACCTATagttaaaagttttaaaatataaaattttgactgTAAAtcgaaagaaaaagaaagcttTATTAGCTCGGGTGACAAGGATTCCAATGATATCCAAAATGTATGAATAAAGTCTGTAGCTAAGGTTAAAAGGAATAAAATGGAAAGTTACTGAAAAGCTAAATCAGATACACACTAATGAAGCTTGGTTACAACT contains these protein-coding regions:
- the LOC102629030 gene encoding uncharacterized protein LOC102629030 isoform X2, whose product is MKGSLTTLCVGFLCGLVIYKIFKWIADDDVVSDAETSDYTVTASVANRLEELYGGTAYVGLRIPDPETRSLQNIDIVLVKNGEEVVISVKNFSGLVSINNDGSWVCMGEAVHPNPVDEVKNQASILESYLEQRGIPAGERCLSCKVILPNTKLRPISLNLPEVITYDQLTQLKPDHPKLNFILQTAPMWDRQFIITFLW